One region of Lactobacillus johnsonii genomic DNA includes:
- a CDS encoding RelA/SpoT family protein gives MSKYHEMTHEEVLAECKKYMNDEHLAFVESAYEFAKKAHEGQFRVSGQPYIIHPTQVAGTLATLRLDPDTVAAGYLHDTVEDTPVTNDDIKEKFGKDVAFIVDGVTKLSKIQYKSKSHEEYLADNHRKMLIAMAKDLRVIMVKLADRLHNMHTLDHLRPDKQRRIADETLDIYAPLADRLGIGTIKWELEDMSLHYLNPQQYYRIVNLMQSKRSEREGYIADAISTLKQTLDSLGIKYEIYGRPKHIYSIYKKMVNKHKDFSEIYDLLAVRVIVKSVKDCYAVLGAVHTKWKPMPGRFKDYIAVPKVNGYQSLHTTIIGPGGKPLEIQIRTEAMHQVAEYGVAAHWAYKEGVKGEVEQTDANKKLNMFQEILELQNETKDSHEFMKSVKTDIFSDRVYVFTPKGDVYELPKGSVPLDFAYMIHSEVGAHSVGARINGKIVPLDYKLKTGDIVEMLTQASARPSRDWVNLVKTSRARNKIKRFFKTEDREENIEKGQNMIEQELSNRDLVPKEFMTKADVQRVIDHFNYHNDEELFAAVGYGEVSAATVANRLTEDLRKKAEDEKQRQLEEKIMNAGQQSTEEDNDSDAPADIMRVKHNNGVMVQGVSDLMLHLAKCCNPVPGDPIIGYVTKGRGVTIHRADCPNITEEAKKQGRLIDVAWENIAKDKNKENYNADIEIYGFNRSRLLSDVINALNSKTKNIVNISGKVDSNNMAHIYATVSVRDAAHLEDILSRMRDVPNVYEAKRSIN, from the coding sequence ATGTCAAAATATCATGAAATGACTCATGAAGAAGTTCTTGCTGAATGTAAGAAATATATGAATGATGAACACTTAGCTTTTGTTGAATCAGCATATGAATTTGCTAAGAAAGCACATGAGGGTCAATTCAGAGTTTCCGGACAACCTTATATCATTCATCCCACTCAAGTTGCTGGAACATTGGCAACTTTACGTTTAGATCCTGACACAGTAGCGGCTGGATATTTACATGATACGGTTGAAGATACACCTGTAACTAACGATGATATCAAAGAAAAATTTGGTAAGGACGTTGCATTTATTGTTGATGGTGTGACTAAATTAAGTAAGATTCAATATAAATCTAAGAGCCATGAAGAATACTTGGCTGATAATCACCGTAAGATGTTAATTGCGATGGCTAAAGATTTACGCGTAATCATGGTTAAATTAGCCGACCGTTTACATAATATGCATACTTTAGACCATTTGCGCCCAGATAAACAAAGAAGAATTGCAGACGAAACTTTAGATATCTATGCTCCTCTTGCTGATCGTTTAGGTATTGGAACGATTAAGTGGGAACTTGAAGATATGAGTTTACATTATCTCAACCCACAACAATATTATCGGATTGTTAATTTAATGCAGTCTAAGCGAAGTGAGCGTGAAGGATATATTGCGGATGCAATTTCGACTTTGAAGCAAACTTTAGATAGCTTAGGCATTAAGTATGAGATTTATGGTCGTCCAAAACATATTTATTCAATTTATAAAAAAATGGTTAATAAGCACAAAGACTTTAGCGAGATTTATGACTTATTAGCTGTTCGAGTAATAGTTAAATCTGTGAAAGATTGTTACGCTGTTTTAGGTGCAGTTCATACTAAATGGAAGCCAATGCCAGGTCGTTTTAAGGACTATATTGCCGTTCCAAAGGTAAATGGCTATCAATCTCTTCATACTACAATTATTGGACCTGGAGGCAAGCCGCTAGAAATCCAAATTAGAACAGAGGCTATGCACCAAGTTGCTGAATACGGTGTCGCGGCTCACTGGGCATATAAAGAAGGCGTCAAGGGAGAAGTTGAGCAAACAGATGCAAATAAAAAGCTCAACATGTTCCAAGAAATTCTTGAGCTCCAAAATGAGACCAAAGATTCTCATGAATTTATGAAGAGTGTTAAAACAGATATCTTCTCAGATAGGGTATATGTTTTTACACCTAAAGGCGATGTTTATGAACTTCCTAAAGGCTCAGTTCCTTTAGATTTTGCCTACATGATTCACTCAGAAGTTGGTGCACATTCTGTTGGGGCTAGAATTAATGGTAAAATTGTTCCCCTAGACTACAAATTAAAAACTGGTGACATCGTTGAAATGTTAACTCAAGCATCAGCTCGTCCATCTCGCGACTGGGTTAACTTAGTTAAAACTTCACGTGCTCGTAATAAAATCAAGCGCTTCTTTAAGACTGAAGATAGAGAAGAAAACATTGAAAAGGGACAAAACATGATTGAACAAGAATTATCAAATCGTGATTTAGTTCCTAAAGAATTCATGACTAAAGCTGATGTTCAGCGAGTTATTGATCATTTCAACTATCACAACGATGAAGAGTTGTTTGCTGCAGTTGGGTATGGTGAAGTTTCTGCGGCAACAGTCGCAAATCGTTTAACTGAAGATTTACGTAAAAAAGCTGAAGATGAAAAGCAACGTCAACTTGAAGAGAAAATCATGAACGCTGGTCAGCAAAGTACTGAAGAAGATAACGATTCAGATGCTCCAGCAGATATTATGCGTGTTAAGCATAATAATGGGGTTATGGTCCAGGGTGTATCTGACTTAATGCTGCATTTAGCTAAATGTTGTAATCCTGTTCCTGGTGATCCAATTATTGGTTATGTAACTAAAGGACGCGGGGTAACTATTCACCGTGCAGATTGTCCGAATATAACCGAAGAAGCTAAAAAGCAGGGTCGACTGATTGATGTTGCTTGGGAAAATATCGCTAAAGATAAGAATAAAGAGAACTATAATGCTGACATTGAAATTTATGGTTTTAATCGTTCCCGTCTCTTAAGTGATGTAATCAATGCCCTAAATTCTAAAACTAAGAATATTGTCAATATTTCTGGAAAAGTAGATAGTAATAACATGGCTCATATTTATGCAACTGTCTCAGTTAGAGATGCAGCTCATTTGGAAGATATTTTAAGTCGAATGAGGGATGTGCCAAATGTTTATGAAGCAAAGAGGTCAATTAATTAA
- the dtd gene encoding D-aminoacyl-tRNA deacylase, with product MRVVIQRVNKAQVAIDNEVVGKIKRGFLLLVGLRNGDELEQVKKAADKIAKMRIFEDKEGKTNLSLKDVNGEILSVSQFTLLANTKKGNRPSFVEAMRPPKSKQLWEDFNHELEDKGFHVETGEFGADMQVSLENDGPFTIVLDI from the coding sequence ATGCGTGTTGTTATTCAAAGAGTAAATAAGGCACAAGTTGCTATTGATAATGAAGTCGTAGGTAAAATTAAGCGTGGTTTTCTTTTATTAGTGGGCTTACGGAATGGCGATGAATTAGAACAAGTTAAAAAAGCAGCTGATAAAATTGCTAAAATGCGTATTTTTGAAGATAAAGAGGGTAAAACTAATTTATCTTTGAAAGATGTTAATGGTGAAATTCTAAGCGTTAGTCAGTTTACCTTGCTAGCAAATACTAAAAAAGGAAATCGACCAAGTTTTGTAGAAGCTATGCGTCCACCTAAGTCAAAACAATTATGGGAAGACTTTAATCATGAACTAGAGGATAAAGGCTTCCATGTTGAGACAGGTGAATTTGGTGCTGACATGCAGGTTAGTTTAGAAAATGATGGTCCCTTTACAATTGTATTAGACATTTAA
- the hisS gene encoding histidine--tRNA ligase — MKVQRPKGTVDILPGESGSWEKVESIARNFFKRANYREIRTPSFENYEVFSRSSGETSDVVSKEMYDFNDKGGRHIALRPEGTAGVVRAYVENKLYGPDVVKPFSVYYIDNTFRYERPQAGRQREFHQIGVESFGSDSPLADVETLMMAHDLLAELGVKNYELHINSLGNAQVREAYHDALVNYFTPVKDQLSEDSQRRLSQNPLRILDSKDERDKKFLPNAPKIVDYLDDESRENFKTITDMLEQLGINYVMDDDLVRGLDYYTGIIFEFMVEDKNLWESATTILGGGRYNHLVEEFDGPETPAVGFGIGEERLMLVLKEQNPDLFQEEGIDFFITNIGAGTEFKAVEVARSLREQGFSAQYDVDQKKLKQQFRKADRVHATFVITLGAKELENGVLNIKRLSDGKTIDLSLEDINNMQDVINKLED; from the coding sequence ATGAAAGTTCAAAGACCAAAAGGTACAGTCGATATTTTGCCAGGAGAATCTGGTTCATGGGAAAAAGTAGAATCTATCGCTAGGAACTTTTTTAAAAGAGCTAATTACCGTGAGATAAGAACACCTAGTTTTGAAAATTATGAAGTTTTTTCACGTTCTAGTGGTGAAACTTCAGACGTTGTTTCAAAAGAAATGTACGACTTTAACGATAAGGGTGGTCGTCACATTGCATTGCGTCCTGAAGGAACTGCTGGTGTAGTTCGTGCTTATGTAGAAAATAAGCTTTATGGACCAGATGTTGTAAAGCCATTTAGCGTTTACTACATTGACAATACTTTTAGATATGAAAGACCACAAGCCGGTCGTCAACGTGAATTCCACCAGATTGGTGTTGAAAGTTTTGGCTCTGACAGTCCATTAGCAGATGTAGAAACTTTAATGATGGCACATGATTTACTCGCTGAATTAGGTGTTAAAAATTATGAATTACACATTAACAGTTTAGGTAATGCTCAAGTTCGTGAAGCATATCATGATGCTTTGGTAAATTACTTTACACCAGTTAAAGATCAACTTTCTGAAGATTCACAACGTCGCTTAAGTCAAAATCCATTAAGAATCTTGGATTCAAAAGATGAACGAGATAAGAAGTTTTTACCTAATGCTCCTAAGATTGTTGATTACTTAGATGATGAATCTCGGGAAAACTTTAAAACAATTACTGATATGTTAGAGCAATTGGGCATTAACTATGTAATGGATGATGATTTAGTTCGTGGTCTTGATTACTACACTGGAATTATTTTTGAGTTCATGGTTGAAGATAAGAATCTATGGGAATCAGCAACGACAATTTTAGGTGGAGGACGCTACAACCACTTAGTTGAAGAGTTTGATGGACCAGAAACACCTGCAGTTGGTTTTGGTATTGGGGAAGAAAGATTAATGCTTGTATTGAAAGAGCAAAATCCAGACCTTTTCCAAGAAGAAGGAATAGATTTCTTTATTACTAATATTGGTGCAGGAACTGAGTTTAAAGCTGTTGAAGTTGCACGTAGTTTACGTGAACAAGGCTTTAGTGCACAATATGATGTTGACCAAAAGAAGCTTAAACAACAGTTTAGAAAAGCTGATCGCGTTCATGCAACATTTGTAATTACCTTGGGAGCTAAAGAATTAGAAAATGGCGTTTTAAATATTAAGCGTTTAAGTGATGGTAAAACTATCGATCTTAGCTTAGAAGATATAAATAATATGCAAGATGTTATAAATAAATTGGAGGATTAA
- the aspS gene encoding aspartate--tRNA ligase, which translates to MEHMDKRTDYAGNITSKYEGQEVTLYGWVQRVRNLGNLVFIDLRDREGIVQVVVNKDSGEKLMEIADSLNNEDVIEVKGKVVKRSSVNPEMKTGEVEVDATEIDVLNKSKVPPFEIKDDINAAEQTRLKYRYLDLRRPTLQRAIILRSKILKAVHEYFDEQGFIDIETPILGKSSPEGARDYLVPSRIYPGSFYALPQSPQLFKQLLMGAGFDKYYQLARCFRDEDLRGDRQPEFTQIDMETSFLDEQGVQDYTEGLLKKIMKDVMNIDLKTPIKRITWDEAMNKYGSDKPDTRYEMYLHDLSPIFKDSDFKVFSGAIADGGVVKGIAVKNGAKEYSRKKIEEKQDYIKRYNAKGLAWVKYEDGEFSGPIARFLTDENKEALKKEFDLEGGELIVIVADKWKVVTDSLDHLRREFAHETGIIPEGVFDFVWVVDWPLFEYDEGLGRWIAAHHPFTMPDDEGIKLLDTDPHKAHARSYDIVMNGDEMGGGSIRIHKRSIQEKMFKALGFTKKRAYEQFGYLMDALDMGFPPHAGLAIGLDRLAMMLAGKDNIRDVTAFPKTASASEPMMHAPAPVADKQLTDIGIEVEKQYEDSVKETEQRLEKEAQEDADKNSTWDE; encoded by the coding sequence ATGGAACATATGGACAAAAGAACTGATTACGCTGGTAATATTACTAGCAAATATGAAGGACAAGAAGTAACCCTTTATGGTTGGGTTCAACGTGTTCGTAATTTAGGAAACTTAGTTTTCATTGACCTTCGTGACCGTGAAGGAATCGTACAAGTTGTTGTTAACAAAGATTCCGGTGAAAAGTTAATGGAAATTGCTGATTCATTGAATAATGAAGATGTAATTGAAGTAAAGGGAAAAGTAGTTAAGCGTTCAAGTGTAAACCCAGAAATGAAGACTGGTGAAGTTGAAGTAGATGCTACTGAAATTGACGTACTAAACAAATCAAAAGTACCACCATTTGAGATCAAAGATGATATTAATGCGGCAGAACAAACTCGTTTGAAGTACCGCTACCTTGATTTACGTCGTCCAACTCTTCAAAGAGCAATTATTTTACGTTCAAAGATTTTGAAGGCAGTTCACGAATACTTCGATGAACAAGGCTTTATTGATATTGAAACTCCAATTTTAGGTAAATCATCTCCTGAAGGTGCTCGTGACTACTTAGTTCCTTCAAGAATTTACCCAGGTAGTTTTTATGCTTTGCCACAATCACCACAATTATTTAAACAATTATTAATGGGTGCTGGCTTTGATAAATACTATCAATTAGCTCGTTGTTTCCGTGACGAAGACTTACGTGGTGACCGTCAACCGGAATTTACTCAAATCGATATGGAAACTTCTTTCTTAGATGAACAAGGTGTTCAAGACTATACTGAAGGTCTTTTAAAGAAGATTATGAAAGATGTTATGAACATCGATTTAAAGACTCCAATCAAGCGCATTACCTGGGACGAAGCAATGAACAAGTATGGTTCTGACAAGCCTGATACTCGTTATGAAATGTACCTTCATGATTTAAGCCCAATCTTCAAAGATAGTGACTTTAAGGTATTCTCTGGTGCAATTGCTGATGGTGGTGTAGTTAAAGGTATTGCTGTTAAGAATGGTGCTAAAGAATATTCACGTAAGAAGATTGAAGAAAAACAAGACTACATCAAGCGCTACAATGCTAAAGGTTTAGCTTGGGTTAAATATGAAGATGGCGAATTTTCAGGACCTATTGCTCGTTTCTTAACTGATGAAAACAAAGAAGCTTTGAAGAAAGAATTTGATCTTGAAGGCGGCGAATTAATCGTTATTGTTGCTGACAAGTGGAAGGTTGTTACCGATTCACTTGATCACCTACGTCGTGAATTTGCTCATGAAACTGGTATTATTCCAGAAGGTGTCTTTGACTTTGTATGGGTAGTTGACTGGCCATTGTTTGAGTATGATGAAGGTTTAGGTCGCTGGATTGCTGCTCACCACCCATTCACTATGCCAGATGACGAAGGTATTAAGTTGTTAGATACTGATCCTCATAAAGCTCATGCACGTTCATACGATATTGTTATGAACGGAGATGAAATGGGTGGTGGATCAATCCGTATCCACAAACGCTCAATTCAAGAAAAGATGTTTAAGGCTTTAGGTTTCACTAAGAAGCGTGCTTATGAACAATTTGGTTACTTAATGGACGCTTTAGATATGGGATTCCCACCACATGCTGGTCTTGCTATTGGTCTTGATCGATTAGCTATGATGTTAGCAGGTAAGGACAACATTCGTGACGTTACTGCCTTTCCAAAGACTGCTTCTGCTTCTGAGCCAATGATGCATGCTCCAGCTCCAGTTGCTGATAAACAATTAACAGATATTGGTATTGAAGTTGAAAAGCAATATGAAGACAGCGTTAAGGAAACAGAACAACGCCTTGAAAAAGAAGCTCAAGAAGATGCTGATAAGAACTCAACTTGGGATGAATAA
- a CDS encoding aminotransferase class I/II-fold pyridoxal phosphate-dependent enzyme gives MPKLANDLSLTKNTRLNSLGPSKIRAFDEKASQIPGIIKLTIGEPDLNTPDHVKDAAIADIKANDSHYAPQAGKPELLEAISNYLDRSLDVKYDPKTEICVTVGATGALNDVFMSILNPGDKILVPTPVWALYFQLIKLTGAIPVQIDTSKDDFILTPEHLETVLENEGKGAKAIILTDPSNPTGRVYPAATLKALSEIITKYHLFSVTDEIYGELVYDNNVHHSLSQYIPERNILISGLSKAYAMTGWRLGYIAAPADIMKTIQKVNAFLVTSVTDNVQAAAIEALNNGQADPLEARKIYEDRLEFMKTGLEKLGFEMSTPQGAFYIFAKIPDTFGTDDEAFANELATKAKVGVTPGRYFGKGGQGYVRMSYASSTEQLQEALKRIAKFVENI, from the coding sequence ATGCCAAAATTAGCAAATGATTTATCACTTACAAAAAATACACGATTAAATTCTTTAGGACCTTCAAAAATTAGAGCTTTTGATGAAAAAGCTTCTCAAATCCCAGGAATTATTAAATTAACGATTGGAGAACCGGATTTAAATACACCAGATCATGTTAAAGATGCGGCTATTGCCGATATTAAAGCAAACGACTCGCATTATGCACCACAAGCAGGTAAGCCTGAGTTATTAGAGGCTATCAGCAACTATCTCGATCGCAGCCTTGATGTTAAATACGATCCAAAAACTGAAATTTGTGTTACAGTTGGAGCTACTGGAGCTTTAAATGATGTATTCATGTCAATTTTAAATCCAGGTGATAAGATTTTAGTTCCTACGCCAGTATGGGCACTCTACTTTCAACTAATTAAATTAACCGGAGCTATCCCAGTTCAAATTGATACTTCAAAAGATGATTTTATCCTGACTCCTGAACATCTTGAAACAGTACTAGAAAATGAAGGAAAAGGCGCCAAAGCAATCATTTTAACTGATCCATCTAATCCAACAGGTCGTGTTTATCCAGCAGCCACTTTAAAGGCACTTTCAGAGATTATTACCAAGTACCATCTCTTCTCGGTTACGGACGAAATATATGGTGAATTGGTTTACGATAATAATGTTCATCATTCTTTATCTCAATATATTCCTGAGCGCAATATTCTAATTTCAGGACTTTCAAAAGCATACGCAATGACTGGGTGGCGTTTAGGATATATTGCAGCTCCTGCAGATATTATGAAAACTATTCAAAAAGTAAATGCTTTTCTTGTTACCTCCGTAACCGATAATGTTCAGGCTGCTGCAATTGAAGCACTAAATAATGGACAAGCAGATCCTCTTGAAGCACGCAAAATTTACGAAGACAGATTGGAATTTATGAAAACTGGTTTAGAAAAATTAGGCTTTGAAATGTCTACACCTCAAGGAGCCTTCTATATTTTTGCTAAGATTCCTGATACTTTTGGTACCGACGACGAAGCCTTCGCTAATGAATTAGCCACTAAAGCAAAAGTTGGTGTGACTCCAGGTCGCTATTTCGGTAAGGGCGGTCAAGGATATGTTAGAATGTCTTACGCTTCTTCGACCGAACAATTACAAGAAGCCTTAAAACGAATTGCAAAATTTGTTGAAAATATTTAA
- the msrB gene encoding peptide-methionine (R)-S-oxide reductase MsrB: protein MFDKKEALKKLNYEQYEVTQHAATEMPFSGKYNDFNQKGIYVDVVSGEPLFSSQDKYDAGCGWPSFTKPIKKLSYKRDQSHGMERTEVKSPIADSHLGHVFTDGPVDQGGLRYCINSASLKFIPYDKLEEEGYNQYKKIFEE, encoded by the coding sequence ATGTTTGATAAAAAAGAAGCTCTTAAAAAATTAAATTATGAACAATATGAAGTTACACAACATGCAGCAACTGAAATGCCTTTTAGTGGAAAATATAACGATTTCAACCAAAAAGGAATTTATGTCGATGTAGTTTCTGGTGAACCACTTTTTTCAAGTCAAGATAAATATGATGCAGGCTGTGGTTGGCCGAGTTTTACGAAGCCAATAAAAAAATTAAGTTATAAACGGGATCAATCTCATGGAATGGAGCGAACAGAAGTGAAAAGCCCCATTGCTGATTCCCACTTAGGTCATGTTTTTACTGATGGACCAGTTGATCAGGGAGGCTTACGGTATTGTATTAATTCTGCTTCCTTAAAATTCATTCCATATGATAAGCTAGAAGAGGAAGGCTATAATCAATATAAAAAAATATTTGAGGAATAG
- a CDS encoding SGNH/GDSL hydrolase family protein yields MNLIQVFDNLKVPEENIPELLEFAGQHEDFLTKIVKASGNQVEYSVSASQATNSKLQDKQIAFLGSSVTYGAGALSESFVDYLRKKDGIYPFKEAVSGTTLAENGDNSYVARLEKLPILENISAFVLQLSTNDAKADIPLGKISESDKYDITTSIGAIEFILEYVKKTWNCPVLIYSNPSFDSEKYGELVEATKELQKKWKFKFLNMWDDKNFNYSEKERQLYMVDDIHPTRAGYKMSWLPEFEKALNDIYEN; encoded by the coding sequence ATGAATTTAATACAAGTTTTTGATAATTTGAAGGTTCCAGAAGAAAATATTCCTGAATTATTAGAGTTTGCTGGTCAACATGAAGACTTTTTGACAAAGATAGTTAAAGCCTCTGGTAATCAGGTTGAATACAGTGTAAGTGCGAGTCAGGCTACCAATAGTAAGCTTCAAGATAAGCAGATTGCCTTTTTAGGAAGTTCTGTTACTTATGGTGCAGGTGCCTTAAGTGAATCATTCGTAGATTATTTAAGGAAAAAAGATGGGATTTATCCATTTAAAGAAGCTGTTTCAGGAACAACCTTAGCTGAAAATGGTGATAATTCTTATGTGGCACGCTTAGAGAAACTCCCAATTTTAGAAAATATAAGTGCGTTTGTTTTGCAGCTTTCAACTAATGATGCTAAAGCTGATATTCCTTTAGGTAAAATTAGTGAAAGTGACAAATATGATATTACAACTAGTATTGGAGCAATTGAATTCATTTTAGAGTATGTTAAAAAGACTTGGAATTGTCCCGTTTTGATTTATTCTAATCCATCTTTTGATTCTGAAAAATACGGTGAATTAGTAGAAGCTACAAAAGAATTACAAAAGAAATGGAAGTTTAAGTTTCTTAATATGTGGGATGATAAGAACTTTAACTATAGTGAAAAAGAGCGTCAACTATATATGGTTGATGATATTCATCCCACTCGTGCTGGATATAAAATGAGCTGGCTTCCTGAATTTGAAAAAGCGCTTAATGATATTTATGAAAATTAG
- the msrA gene encoding peptide-methionine (S)-S-oxide reductase MsrA, with amino-acid sequence MKDVKSLDNNEKTQYDTAIFAGGCFWCMVAPFDTYPGVIKVESGYTGGVVPNPTYEQVCTGLTGHTEAVRITYDPNKLSYEDLVNIYWQVTDPTDAMGQFQDRGSQYQPVIYYNSLEQKEIAEQSRKSLADSNKFSDPIVTRIEPAKPFYLAEDYHQDFYKKDPARYALEEAGGREQFIKKHWKK; translated from the coding sequence ATGAAAGACGTTAAATCCCTTGATAACAATGAAAAAACGCAGTATGACACAGCTATCTTTGCTGGCGGTTGTTTCTGGTGCATGGTTGCTCCTTTCGATACATATCCTGGTGTCATAAAGGTCGAATCAGGTTATACCGGTGGAGTCGTGCCTAACCCTACTTACGAACAAGTTTGTACGGGATTAACTGGGCATACTGAGGCGGTTCGCATTACTTATGATCCAAATAAACTATCTTATGAGGATTTGGTTAATATTTATTGGCAAGTTACTGATCCAACTGATGCTATGGGACAGTTTCAAGATCGCGGCAGTCAATATCAACCAGTTATTTACTATAATTCACTTGAACAAAAAGAAATTGCTGAACAATCACGTAAATCTTTAGCAGATTCAAATAAGTTTTCAGATCCAATTGTAACCCGTATTGAACCAGCAAAGCCTTTCTATTTGGCTGAAGATTACCATCAAGATTTTTATAAAAAAGATCCAGCTCGGTATGCTTTAGAAGAGGCCGGAGGGAGAGAACAATTTATCAAAAAACATTGGAAAAAATAG
- a CDS encoding YitT family protein yields the protein MSTLERLSRRHILISKLSAALFYALAVAIALNFFWQPGKIYASGITGFAQILQSVSERYLPFTLATSVMYFVLNIPLFILGWFKIGHRFTIFTLIAVLLASIMMKIIAPIKMSYDPIICAIFGGVINGVGTGIALKSGISTGGLDVLGIILRKKTGKSFGQINIFFNLIIVICAGFVFGWTRALYTALNIFVNGKVIDAVYNQHQKMQVLIVTEHPKHIIDGIQAKMHRGITILHDAEGAYSHTEKTVLLMVIDKYDMYDIYNIVLNNDPYAFMSLSEVSKVYGRFKEQTPV from the coding sequence ATGAGTACATTAGAAAGGCTTTCGCGACGCCATATTTTAATTTCAAAGTTATCAGCAGCTTTGTTTTATGCTTTAGCCGTTGCTATCGCCTTAAACTTTTTCTGGCAACCTGGTAAAATTTATGCTTCTGGAATTACTGGTTTTGCCCAAATTTTGCAGTCGGTATCAGAACGATATTTGCCATTTACATTAGCTACATCAGTAATGTATTTTGTACTAAATATCCCATTATTTATTTTAGGATGGTTTAAAATTGGCCACCGTTTTACGATTTTTACTTTAATTGCAGTTTTATTGGCATCTATCATGATGAAAATTATTGCTCCAATTAAGATGAGCTATGATCCAATTATTTGTGCAATTTTTGGTGGAGTAATTAATGGTGTTGGTACTGGGATAGCTTTAAAATCAGGTATCTCTACCGGTGGCTTAGACGTCTTAGGAATTATCTTACGAAAGAAAACTGGTAAAAGTTTTGGTCAAATAAATATCTTTTTTAACCTAATTATCGTAATCTGTGCCGGTTTTGTATTTGGATGGACTCGAGCTCTATATACGGCTTTGAACATCTTTGTCAATGGTAAGGTAATAGATGCTGTCTATAATCAACATCAAAAGATGCAGGTCTTAATCGTAACAGAACATCCTAAACATATTATTGATGGAATTCAGGCTAAAATGCATCGTGGGATTACGATTTTGCATGATGCAGAGGGTGCATATAGTCATACTGAAAAGACAGTTTTATTAATGGTAATTGATAAATATGATATGTATGACATTTATAATATTGTCTTAAATAATGATCCGTATGCCTTCATGAGTTTAAGCGAAGTTTCGAAGGTATATGGAAGATTCAAAGAACAGACGCCAGTTTAG
- a CDS encoding serine dehydratase beta chain, whose amino-acid sequence MENRFKSVFDIIGPVMIGPSSSHTAGAVAIGREGNKLFGGVPKKVTVHYYGSFAQTHRGHGTDYAIAAGILGFTTSDLRVPKAPEIARKRGIDIRFVEEKGESPIHHPNTAILDMTDGHKKVQLAGCSIGGGAIEIRRLVIHDIVVEPSGTLPIVLLIDPERKIKNQRSLTSFLQQKAPFNESRIYKSPEYYIYEYDIQNYFKLSLIGELKKKYKNIVCL is encoded by the coding sequence ATGGAAAATCGTTTTAAAAGTGTTTTTGATATCATTGGTCCAGTTATGATTGGACCGTCTAGTTCACATACAGCTGGTGCAGTAGCAATTGGCAGAGAAGGAAACAAACTTTTTGGAGGAGTTCCTAAAAAGGTTACTGTTCATTATTATGGCTCTTTTGCTCAAACTCATCGTGGACATGGTACTGATTATGCAATTGCAGCAGGAATTTTGGGCTTTACTACTTCTGACTTACGAGTACCAAAAGCCCCGGAGATTGCCCGTAAGCGCGGCATTGATATTAGGTTTGTAGAGGAAAAGGGAGAAAGCCCGATTCATCACCCAAATACGGCGATTTTAGATATGACTGACGGTCATAAAAAAGTTCAATTAGCAGGCTGTTCCATTGGTGGTGGGGCAATCGAAATTCGACGCCTAGTAATCCATGATATTGTGGTTGAGCCAAGCGGTACGTTACCAATTGTTTTATTGATTGACCCAGAAAGAAAAATAAAAAATCAAAGATCCTTAACTTCCTTTTTACAACAAAAGGCACCTTTTAATGAAAGCAGAATTTATAAAAGCCCTGAATACTACATCTATGAATATGATATTCAAAACTATTTCAAGCTTTCTTTAATTGGAGAACTCAAGAAAAAATATAAAAACATTGTTTGTTTATGA